A genomic stretch from Thermomonospora umbrina includes:
- the ureG gene encoding urease accessory protein UreG yields MGAFHGDDPHTARATEGRALRLGIGGPVGSGKTALTAALCRTLRDELSLAVVTNDIYTTEDADFLRRNAVLSDDRITAVRTGCCPHTAIRDDISANLDAVEELERRHGPLDLIIVESGGDNLTATFSRGLVDRQIFVLDVSGGDKVPRKGGPGVSTSDLLVINKTDLAPLVGADLDVMARDAAAVRGDRPVRFTSLREEPEAASVAGWVRGLLHHRHPVA; encoded by the coding sequence ATGGGAGCCTTTCACGGCGACGACCCGCACACCGCCCGGGCCACGGAGGGCCGGGCGCTGCGGCTGGGCATCGGCGGGCCCGTGGGCAGCGGCAAGACGGCGCTCACCGCGGCGCTGTGCCGGACGCTGCGCGACGAACTGTCGCTGGCGGTGGTGACCAACGACATCTACACCACCGAGGACGCCGACTTCCTGCGGCGGAACGCGGTGCTGTCCGACGACCGGATCACGGCGGTGCGGACCGGCTGCTGTCCGCACACCGCCATCCGGGACGACATCTCCGCCAACCTGGACGCGGTGGAGGAGCTGGAGCGGCGGCACGGCCCGCTGGACCTGATCATCGTGGAGAGCGGCGGCGACAACCTCACCGCCACCTTCAGCCGGGGCCTGGTGGACCGGCAGATCTTCGTGCTGGACGTCTCCGGCGGCGACAAGGTGCCCCGCAAGGGCGGCCCCGGGGTGTCGACCTCCGACCTGCTCGTGATCAACAAGACCGATCTGGCCCCGCTGGTCGGCGCGGACCTGGACGTGATGGCCCGGGACGCCGCCGCCGTGCGCGGCGACCGCCCCGTGCGGTTCACGTCGCTGCGGGAGGAGCCGGAGGCGGCGTCGGTGGCGGGCTGGGTGCGAGGGCTGCTGCACCACCGGCATCCGGTGGCATGA
- a CDS encoding urease accessory protein UreF: MDAALLLLADSRLPSGGHAHSGGLEPAASAGVVADVAGLESFLRGRLATSGLVAAAIAAAAHACGPEGWARLDREADARTPSPAQRRASRAQGRSLLRAVRIAWPDAVLGTLAGLNESGPHHPVVLGAAVAAQGPTTASSDDRHGATGGDLGTSSPPPPPYDDRPEDAGRGARAAALVAAYGAVTGPASAAVRLLGLDPLAVHRVLAGLADEIDAVAARAAACATGDPADLPAVSAPMLDVYAELHLRADLRLFES, from the coding sequence GTGGACGCCGCGTTGCTGCTCTTGGCGGACTCCCGGCTGCCGTCCGGCGGGCACGCCCACTCCGGCGGTCTCGAACCGGCCGCGTCCGCCGGGGTCGTCGCCGACGTCGCCGGGCTGGAGTCGTTCCTGCGCGGCCGGCTGGCCACGTCCGGGCTGGTCGCCGCCGCGATCGCGGCGGCGGCCCACGCATGCGGGCCGGAGGGCTGGGCGCGCCTCGACCGAGAGGCCGACGCCCGCACCCCCTCCCCCGCCCAACGGCGGGCGTCCCGGGCGCAGGGCCGATCACTGCTGCGCGCGGTCCGGATCGCATGGCCGGACGCCGTCCTCGGCACGCTCGCCGGGTTGAACGAGAGCGGCCCGCACCACCCCGTCGTGCTCGGCGCGGCCGTCGCCGCCCAAGGGCCGACCACCGCGTCCTCGGACGACCGTCACGGCGCGACCGGCGGCGATCTCGGCACTTCGTCGCCTCCCCCGCCCCCGTACGACGATCGCCCTGAGGACGCGGGGCGGGGTGCGCGGGCGGCGGCGTTGGTCGCGGCGTACGGGGCGGTGACCGGGCCGGCGTCGGCCGCCGTCCGGCTGCTCGGGTTGGATCCGTTGGCCGTGCACCGGGTGTTGGCGGGGCTGGCGGACGAGATCGACGCGGTCGCCGCGCGGGCCGCGGCCTGCGCGACCGGGGACCCGGCGGACCTGCCGGCGGTGTCCGCCCCGATGCTGGACGTGTACGCCGAACTGCACCTGCGGGCCGATCTGCGCCTGTTCGAATCCTGA
- a CDS encoding urease subunit alpha, whose translation MTELSRARYAALYGPTVGDRIRLADTNLFVEVTEDRSMGPAGAGDEAVFGGGKVIRESMGQARTTRAEGAVDLVITGAVVLDHWGVVKADVGVRDGRIVALGKAGNPDTMDGVHPDLVIGPSTEVLAGNGKILTAGAIDSHVHLICPQLLEEALGAGVTTLLGGGTGPAEGTKATTVTGAWHLHRMLEALDSWPVNVALLGKGNTVSEDALWEQLRAGASGFKLHEDWGSTPAAIDACLKVADASGVQVALHSDTLNEAGYVESTLAAIAGRSIHAYHTEGAGGGHAPDIITVAAHPNVLPSSTNPTRPHTVNTLDEHLDMLMVCHHLNPSVPEDLAFAESRIRPTTMAAEDVLHDLGAISMIGSDSQAMGRIGETVIRTWQTAHVMKARRGDLPGAEPADNLRARRYVAKYTINPAVAHGLDGEVGSVEPGKLADLVLWDPAFFGVRPAVVLKGGMIAWAAMGDANASIPTPQPVLPRPMFGAVPVVAAGTSLHFVSQAAVDDGLADRVAVRRAMVPVKDTRGVGKADLPLNDALPRIEVDPDTFTVTIDGDEVEPAPVAELPMAQRYFLF comes from the coding sequence ATGACTGAGCTGTCACGGGCGCGGTACGCGGCGCTGTACGGGCCCACGGTCGGCGACCGGATCCGGCTGGCCGACACGAACCTGTTCGTCGAGGTCACCGAGGACCGTTCCATGGGGCCCGCCGGAGCCGGCGACGAGGCGGTGTTCGGCGGCGGCAAGGTGATCCGGGAGTCCATGGGCCAGGCCCGGACGACGCGCGCGGAGGGCGCCGTCGACCTGGTGATCACGGGCGCGGTGGTGCTCGACCACTGGGGGGTCGTCAAGGCCGACGTCGGGGTGCGCGACGGGCGGATCGTGGCGCTGGGCAAGGCCGGCAACCCCGACACGATGGACGGGGTGCATCCCGACCTGGTGATCGGGCCGTCCACCGAGGTGCTGGCGGGCAACGGGAAGATCCTGACGGCGGGGGCGATCGACTCCCACGTCCACCTGATCTGTCCCCAACTGCTGGAGGAGGCGCTCGGCGCGGGTGTCACCACGCTGCTCGGCGGCGGAACGGGCCCGGCCGAGGGCACCAAGGCGACCACCGTGACCGGGGCCTGGCACCTGCACCGGATGCTCGAGGCGCTCGACTCCTGGCCGGTCAACGTGGCGCTGCTGGGCAAGGGCAACACGGTGTCGGAGGACGCCCTGTGGGAGCAGTTGCGGGCCGGGGCGTCCGGGTTCAAACTGCACGAGGACTGGGGGTCCACCCCCGCCGCGATCGACGCGTGCCTCAAGGTGGCCGACGCCTCGGGGGTCCAGGTGGCGCTGCACTCCGACACCCTGAACGAGGCCGGGTACGTGGAGTCGACGCTCGCGGCGATCGCGGGCCGGTCGATCCACGCTTACCACACGGAGGGGGCGGGCGGCGGGCACGCGCCCGACATCATCACGGTGGCGGCGCATCCCAACGTGCTGCCGTCCTCGACCAACCCGACCCGGCCGCACACCGTCAACACGCTCGACGAGCACCTCGACATGCTGATGGTGTGCCACCACCTCAACCCGTCGGTGCCCGAGGACCTGGCGTTCGCCGAGTCGCGGATCCGCCCGACCACCATGGCGGCCGAGGACGTGCTGCACGACCTGGGCGCGATCTCGATGATCGGCTCGGACTCGCAGGCCATGGGACGGATCGGCGAGACCGTGATCCGGACCTGGCAGACCGCGCACGTGATGAAGGCGCGGCGCGGGGACCTGCCCGGCGCGGAGCCGGCCGACAATCTGCGGGCCCGCCGGTACGTGGCCAAGTACACGATCAACCCGGCCGTCGCGCACGGCCTGGACGGCGAGGTCGGCTCGGTCGAGCCGGGCAAGCTGGCCGACCTGGTGCTGTGGGACCCGGCGTTCTTCGGGGTGCGGCCCGCCGTGGTGCTCAAGGGCGGCATGATCGCCTGGGCGGCGATGGGCGACGCCAACGCGTCCATCCCGACGCCGCAGCCGGTGCTGCCGCGCCCCATGTTCGGGGCCGTGCCGGTGGTCGCCGCCGGGACGTCGCTGCACTTCGTCTCGCAGGCGGCGGTGGACGACGGGCTGGCCGACCGGGTCGCCGTGCGGCGCGCGATGGTCCCGGTCAAGGACACCCGCGGCGTGGGCAAGGCGGATCTGCCGTTGAACGACGCGCTCCCGCGCATCGAGGTGGATCCGGACACGTTCACCGTGACCATCGACGGCGACGAGGTGGAGCCCGCCCCGGTCGCCGAGCTGCCGATGGCCCAGCGCTACTTCCTGTTCTAG
- a CDS encoding urease subunit beta, with protein MIPGEVVPGEGVVALNPGRERVAVTVVNTGDRPVQVGSHYHFAAANPALAFDRDAAWGRRLDVPAGTAVRFEPGITRDVSLVPLAGRRVVPGLRAESAGALDD; from the coding sequence GTGATCCCGGGCGAGGTGGTGCCCGGCGAGGGCGTTGTGGCGCTGAACCCGGGGCGCGAGCGGGTGGCGGTGACGGTGGTCAACACCGGTGACCGGCCGGTGCAGGTGGGGTCGCACTATCACTTCGCGGCGGCCAATCCGGCGTTGGCGTTCGACCGGGACGCCGCGTGGGGCCGCCGGCTGGACGTTCCCGCGGGGACGGCGGTGCGGTTCGAGCCCGGGATCACCCGGGACGTGTCGCTGGTGCCGTTGGCGGGGCGTCGCGTGGTGCCGGGGCTGCGGGCCGAGAGCGCGGGGGCGCTCGATGACTGA
- a CDS encoding urease subunit gamma produces the protein MLITPHEQERLLIHVAAQVARERRARGLRLNHPESTAIIAAYVLEGARDGRGVAELMEAGRAVLTRDDVMEGVPEMLESVQIEATFPDGTKLVTVHRPIP, from the coding sequence GTGCTGATCACCCCACATGAGCAGGAACGACTGCTGATCCATGTGGCCGCGCAGGTGGCCAGGGAGCGGCGGGCGCGCGGACTGCGGCTCAACCATCCGGAGTCGACCGCGATCATCGCGGCGTACGTGCTGGAGGGCGCCCGGGACGGGCGCGGGGTCGCCGAGCTGATGGAGGCCGGACGGGCCGTGCTGACCCGGGACGACGTGATGGAGGGCGTTCCGGAGATGCTGGAGTCGGTGCAGATCGAGGCGACCTTCCCCGACGGGACCAAGCTCGTCACCGTGCACAGGCCGATCCCGTGA
- a CDS encoding flavin monoamine oxidase family protein gives MGATGGAGAMFATMGALGLAPSAEAATKVPFQPPSPSDFRLKGRGAAKVLVLGGGVAGLAAAYELGKAGYRVTVLEAQDRVGGRNLTLRGGDRLHEMGGETQRSRFGEGTYFNAGPARIAQWMTTMDYCRELGVPLEVFTNGNAEAYIYNESAGMKAPVKWRTAKADVYGYVSELLAKATDQGALDGRLTAADKERLLSFLSGFGAIGSKANGYAYTGTDRRGYTIDPGAGEQPGTLLGAPPSLSDVFASGVGRSFSFEFGYSQAMLMFQPVGGMDAIPRALAKAVGRDKIRTGAKVTKITNLAQGVRVEYVVDGRTRVAEADYVIATLPPQILAKIPHNLGAGVQSALAMPVPVSTGKIGLEYRRRWWEQDENIYGGITNTDLDVSTIWYPSYGYHGRGGLVVGYYNFGGAADAYATMTHADRLARALAQGAKIHGDRYRRDLAASMSIAWRRQPHIEGGWISWPSRGAEYRLLNQAQGNVYYCGDWLSYEIAWQHGSFESARKVVSELHQRVLAS, from the coding sequence GTGGGGGCGACCGGCGGCGCGGGGGCGATGTTCGCCACGATGGGCGCGCTGGGTCTGGCGCCGTCCGCGGAGGCCGCGACCAAGGTGCCCTTCCAGCCGCCGAGTCCTTCGGACTTCCGCCTCAAGGGGCGCGGGGCGGCGAAGGTGCTCGTGCTGGGCGGCGGTGTCGCGGGGCTGGCCGCCGCCTATGAGCTGGGCAAGGCCGGCTACCGCGTCACGGTGCTGGAGGCCCAGGACAGGGTGGGCGGTCGCAACCTCACGTTGCGCGGCGGCGACCGACTGCACGAGATGGGCGGGGAGACGCAGCGCTCCCGGTTCGGCGAGGGCACCTACTTCAACGCCGGGCCGGCGCGCATCGCGCAGTGGATGACCACCATGGACTATTGCCGTGAGCTCGGCGTGCCGCTGGAGGTGTTCACCAACGGCAACGCCGAGGCCTATATCTACAACGAGTCCGCCGGGATGAAGGCTCCGGTGAAATGGCGCACCGCCAAGGCCGACGTCTACGGGTACGTCTCCGAGCTGCTGGCCAAGGCCACCGACCAGGGGGCGTTGGACGGGCGGCTCACCGCGGCCGACAAGGAGCGGCTGCTCTCGTTCCTGTCCGGCTTCGGGGCGATCGGCTCCAAGGCCAACGGGTACGCGTACACCGGCACCGACCGGCGGGGATACACGATCGACCCGGGGGCGGGGGAGCAGCCGGGCACCCTCCTCGGGGCGCCGCCGTCGCTGTCGGACGTCTTCGCCAGCGGGGTGGGCAGGTCGTTCTCGTTCGAGTTCGGCTACAGCCAGGCCATGCTGATGTTCCAGCCGGTCGGTGGCATGGACGCCATCCCGCGGGCGCTGGCCAAGGCGGTGGGGCGGGACAAGATCCGCACCGGCGCCAAGGTCACGAAGATCACCAACCTGGCGCAGGGCGTGCGCGTGGAGTACGTCGTCGACGGCCGCACCAGGGTCGCCGAGGCCGACTACGTGATCGCCACACTGCCGCCGCAGATCCTGGCGAAGATCCCGCACAACCTCGGCGCGGGCGTGCAGTCGGCCCTGGCCATGCCGGTCCCGGTGTCCACCGGCAAGATCGGCCTGGAGTACCGCCGCCGCTGGTGGGAGCAGGACGAGAACATCTACGGCGGCATCACCAACACCGACCTGGACGTGTCCACGATCTGGTACCCGTCCTACGGCTACCACGGGCGCGGCGGGCTGGTCGTCGGCTACTACAACTTCGGGGGCGCCGCCGACGCGTACGCGACCATGACGCACGCCGACCGGCTCGCACGGGCCCTCGCCCAGGGCGCCAAGATCCACGGGGACCGGTACCGGCGGGACCTCGCGGCGTCCATGTCCATCGCATGGCGGAGACAGCCCCATATCGAGGGCGGCTGGATCTCTTGGCCGTCCCGTGGCGCGGAGTACCGCCTGCTCAATCAAGCGCAGGGGAACGTCTACTACTGCGGCGACTGGCTCAGCTACGAGATCGCCTGGCAGCACGGCTCGTTCGAGTCGGCGCGCAAGGTCGTCTCCGAGCTCCACCAGCGGGTCCTGGCGTCCTAG
- a CDS encoding Rid family hydrolase, protein MRRKVITGAVSAAVLVGLGGAASAAPERTPRPPKPTEVRPALPEGQSNPSIAGGVGVGSLVTTYTSSGLGPAGANTSAPAGTPERYVDFPGGVLPPGVTLTEAQSINALKQIGENLKAAGLTPRDVISMRAYLSNPPGSDVADFAGWNRAYRQFYANTDLVTRKVLDVPLGTAAPAPPMYANPARPARVTLEIENLPVQGWLVEVEVVAAYRHR, encoded by the coding sequence ATGCGTCGCAAGGTCATCACCGGAGCCGTCTCCGCCGCCGTGCTCGTGGGGCTGGGCGGGGCCGCCTCCGCCGCGCCCGAGCGCACCCCCCGGCCCCCCAAGCCCACCGAGGTCCGCCCGGCGCTGCCCGAGGGGCAGAGCAACCCGTCCATCGCCGGCGGGGTCGGGGTCGGCTCGCTGGTCACCACGTACACCTCCAGCGGCCTCGGCCCGGCGGGGGCCAACACCTCCGCCCCCGCGGGCACGCCGGAACGTTACGTCGACTTCCCCGGGGGCGTCCTGCCGCCCGGGGTCACCCTCACCGAGGCCCAGTCCATCAACGCGCTGAAGCAGATCGGCGAGAACCTCAAGGCCGCCGGGCTCACGCCCCGCGACGTGATCTCGATGCGCGCCTACCTGAGCAACCCGCCCGGGTCCGACGTCGCGGACTTCGCCGGGTGGAACCGCGCCTACCGCCAGTTCTACGCCAACACCGACCTGGTCACGCGCAAGGTGCTCGACGTCCCCTTGGGGACGGCGGCGCCCGCGCCGCCGATGTACGCCAACCCGGCACGGCCCGCCCGCGTCACGCTGGAGATCGAGAACCTGCCGGTCCAGGGCTGGCTGGTCGAGGTCGAGGTCGTCGCCGCCTATCGCCACCGCTGA
- a CDS encoding M20/M25/M40 family metallo-hydrolase: protein MPEPLSRRTFLGRTGAGAAVVAGGVIAGAPALGGPAAARTAVDPAALDPLALLRRMLAFDTQNFGEGGVTRPHAEMLKAVWDSAGVPAEIIPTPKADNVHLVARVRGTTAGPPLLLLGHSDVVPVERAQWSVDPFAGVVRDGQVHGRGALDMKGANAAFIAALLRHLREGARFERDVIVLTDCDEEAGPYGSRWLAANHWAKVDAGMVLTEGGWFLAQRDRTTPMLITVTRQDKVYFNLDLVSEGTATHSSKPMPDSAVVRLSRAVAELGGWLAPAVLTPVTREYFTALAEATEDVAFRRAIELLLAARSQRARDRAAAVVVARSSYPWLHRALLRTTHAFVIEDAGYKENVIPSTATVRVNCRGVPGGQRPRDFLAQVRTLLKDRDVTVKLVGAAGETEEDALRRLDETFVRPPSSIDSPLFEAIRSAAGVTYPGAEFVPALFEAGTSLYPWTSRGVPGYGVYPYVIDNDQLIGMHGNDERIGVEALKQGTEFMYRLFDRFRVR, encoded by the coding sequence TTGCCGGAGCCTCTCAGCCGCCGCACGTTCCTCGGCCGGACCGGAGCGGGCGCGGCGGTCGTGGCCGGGGGCGTGATCGCCGGAGCCCCCGCGCTCGGCGGCCCCGCCGCGGCCCGGACCGCCGTCGACCCCGCCGCCCTCGACCCGCTGGCGCTGCTCCGGCGGATGCTGGCCTTCGACACCCAGAACTTCGGCGAGGGCGGCGTGACCAGGCCGCACGCCGAGATGCTCAAGGCGGTGTGGGACTCGGCGGGCGTCCCCGCCGAGATCATTCCGACCCCCAAGGCCGACAACGTCCATCTCGTCGCCCGGGTGCGCGGCACGACCGCCGGACCGCCGCTGTTGTTGCTGGGACATTCCGACGTCGTCCCGGTGGAGCGTGCCCAATGGTCGGTGGACCCGTTCGCCGGAGTGGTCAGGGACGGCCAGGTCCACGGCCGCGGCGCCCTCGACATGAAGGGCGCCAACGCCGCGTTCATCGCCGCCCTGCTGCGCCACCTGCGGGAGGGCGCCCGGTTCGAACGCGACGTCATCGTGCTGACCGACTGCGACGAGGAGGCCGGCCCGTACGGCTCCCGCTGGCTGGCCGCCAACCATTGGGCCAAGGTCGACGCCGGCATGGTGCTGACCGAGGGCGGCTGGTTCCTGGCGCAACGCGACCGGACGACGCCCATGCTCATCACCGTGACCAGGCAGGACAAGGTCTACTTCAACCTGGACCTGGTCTCCGAGGGCACTGCGACCCACTCGTCCAAGCCGATGCCCGACTCGGCCGTGGTGCGGCTGTCGCGGGCCGTGGCCGAGCTGGGGGGCTGGCTCGCGCCCGCCGTCCTCACGCCCGTCACCCGCGAGTACTTCACCGCGCTCGCCGAGGCCACCGAGGACGTCGCGTTCCGCCGCGCCATCGAGTTGCTCCTGGCCGCCCGATCGCAGCGGGCCCGCGACCGGGCGGCGGCCGTGGTCGTCGCCCGCAGCTCGTACCCGTGGCTCCACCGGGCGCTGCTCCGCACCACCCACGCGTTCGTCATCGAGGACGCCGGCTACAAGGAGAACGTCATCCCGTCCACGGCCACCGTGCGGGTCAACTGCCGCGGCGTGCCGGGGGGTCAGCGCCCCCGCGACTTCCTCGCCCAGGTGCGCACCCTCCTGAAGGACCGCGACGTGACCGTGAAGCTGGTCGGCGCGGCGGGGGAGACGGAGGAGGACGCGCTGCGCAGGCTCGACGAGACCTTCGTGCGCCCTCCCTCCAGCATCGACTCGCCCCTCTTCGAGGCGATCCGGAGCGCCGCCGGGGTCACCTACCCGGGTGCGGAGTTCGTCCCGGCGCTGTTCGAGGCGGGTACGAGCCTGTACCCGTGGACGTCGCGAGGCGTCCCCGGGTACGGCGTCTACCCGTACGTCATCGACAACGACCAGCTCATCGGCATGCACGGGAACGACGAGCGCATCGGCGTCGAGGCCCTCAAGCAGGGGACCGAGTTCATGTACCGGTTGTTCGACCGTTTCCGGGTGCGGTGA
- a CDS encoding putative glycolipid-binding domain-containing protein — MTRSVVWVKDEGAELAEVEFEGRSLTAAGWAVGGGPLPYRLEYELATADGYVTARLLVRAEGLDPETGPWRRSLELANGPDEVWTVRARATGHLAMPPPGGDASALKGALDCDLGLSPLTNTMPVLRAGLLEGGGPVEHLMAWVSVPELTVTPSPQTYTFVRREGDRSVVNYASEGFTADIVFDADGMVVDYPGIGRTVTAPGNGRTTGT; from the coding sequence ATGACGAGATCCGTGGTGTGGGTGAAGGACGAGGGCGCCGAACTGGCCGAGGTGGAGTTCGAGGGCCGCTCCCTGACCGCCGCCGGGTGGGCGGTCGGCGGCGGGCCCCTGCCCTACCGGCTGGAGTACGAGTTGGCCACGGCCGACGGGTACGTGACCGCCCGGCTGCTGGTGCGGGCCGAGGGGCTCGATCCGGAGACCGGGCCCTGGCGTCGTTCCCTCGAACTCGCCAACGGGCCCGACGAGGTCTGGACGGTCCGGGCGAGGGCCACCGGGCACCTGGCGATGCCCCCGCCCGGCGGGGACGCGTCCGCCCTCAAGGGCGCGCTGGACTGCGACCTGGGGCTGTCGCCGCTGACCAACACCATGCCCGTGCTGCGGGCGGGTCTCCTGGAGGGCGGCGGGCCGGTCGAGCACCTGATGGCGTGGGTCTCGGTGCCGGAGCTGACGGTGACGCCGTCGCCGCAGACGTACACGTTCGTCCGCCGGGAGGGCGACCGCTCGGTCGTCAACTACGCCTCGGAGGGCTTCACGGCCGACATCGTCTTCGACGCGGACGGCATGGTGGTGGACTATCCCGGCATCGGCCGCACGGTCACCGCACCCGGAAACGGTCGAACAACCGGTACATGA
- the dnaG gene encoding DNA primase — protein sequence MAGRIRNEDIALVRDRSPIADVVGDYLQLRNAGGGDLKGLCPFHDEKSPSFNVTPARGLYWCFGCGEGGDVITFVQKMEHLSFAESVERLAAKAGVELRYEEGGYSPRQDGQRARLVEAHKAAAQYYAERLSSDEASIGRRFLAERGFEAAHAEHFGVGYAPREWEALVRHLRGRGFSDQELVAGGLAREGRRGPVDRFRGRLIWPIRDMTGDVIGFGARKLFDNDDGPKYLNTPDSPLFKKSTVLYGADLAKKEMARRRQAVIVEGYTDVMACHLAGVPTAVATCGTSFGEDHAKLLRRLLMDQADARAEIIFTFDGDAAGQRAALRAYAQDQRLVSQTFVAVQADGLDPCDLRLQHGDAAVRDLVASRRQLFEFVIRTTIEGFDTSTNEGRLAALDAAAPVVAGIKDAGLRKMYAVSLDRWLGIMDEEFVLRRIREQSVRRPASGGRERPDRRQDASGEQADGERPRRPEADPNDPDVRREWELLQFAVQRPATLGPAFDELPVSAFAAAPHAAVRAVIAEAGGVAAATGPDWAVRLREAAPNEQVAGLVTRLAVEPLRTSGETDDRYAAELLARITERQLTAEIAALKVKLERLNPAERPEDYSRLFGDLVALEQQRRVMRERAIGSL from the coding sequence GTGGCAGGCCGGATTCGCAACGAGGACATCGCGCTCGTCCGTGACAGGTCGCCCATCGCCGACGTCGTGGGGGATTACCTCCAGCTTCGGAACGCGGGTGGCGGCGACCTCAAGGGGCTGTGCCCGTTTCATGACGAGAAGTCGCCGTCGTTCAACGTGACGCCGGCGCGCGGGCTCTACTGGTGCTTCGGGTGCGGTGAGGGCGGCGACGTCATCACCTTCGTCCAGAAGATGGAGCACCTGTCGTTCGCCGAGTCGGTGGAGCGGCTGGCCGCCAAGGCGGGTGTGGAGCTGCGCTACGAGGAGGGCGGCTACAGCCCCCGCCAGGACGGGCAGCGGGCCCGGCTGGTCGAGGCGCACAAGGCGGCGGCCCAGTACTACGCCGAGCGGCTGTCGTCCGACGAGGCGTCGATCGGGCGGAGGTTCCTGGCCGAGCGGGGGTTCGAGGCCGCGCACGCCGAGCACTTCGGCGTCGGCTACGCCCCCCGCGAGTGGGAGGCCCTCGTCCGGCACCTGCGCGGTCGCGGCTTCAGCGACCAGGAGCTGGTCGCCGGCGGGCTGGCCAGGGAGGGGCGGCGCGGCCCGGTCGACCGGTTCCGGGGGCGGCTGATCTGGCCGATCCGCGACATGACCGGTGACGTCATCGGGTTCGGCGCGCGCAAGCTGTTCGACAACGACGACGGCCCCAAATACCTCAACACCCCCGACTCCCCGCTCTTCAAGAAGAGCACCGTGCTCTACGGGGCCGACCTGGCGAAGAAGGAGATGGCCCGGCGGCGTCAGGCGGTGATCGTCGAGGGCTACACCGACGTGATGGCCTGCCATCTGGCCGGGGTGCCGACGGCCGTGGCCACCTGCGGCACGTCCTTCGGCGAGGACCACGCCAAGCTGCTGCGCCGGCTGCTGATGGACCAGGCCGACGCCCGCGCCGAGATCATCTTCACCTTCGACGGGGACGCCGCCGGGCAGCGCGCCGCGCTCCGCGCCTACGCCCAGGACCAGCGGCTGGTCTCGCAGACCTTCGTGGCCGTGCAGGCCGACGGGCTCGACCCCTGCGACCTGCGGCTCCAGCACGGCGACGCGGCGGTGCGCGACCTGGTGGCCTCCCGCCGGCAGTTGTTCGAGTTCGTCATCCGCACCACCATCGAGGGCTTCGACACGAGCACCAACGAGGGCCGGCTCGCCGCGCTCGACGCCGCCGCCCCCGTGGTGGCGGGCATCAAGGACGCCGGGCTCCGCAAGATGTACGCCGTCAGCCTCGATCGCTGGCTGGGCATCATGGACGAGGAGTTCGTGCTCCGCCGCATCCGGGAGCAGAGCGTCCGGCGTCCGGCGTCCGGCGGCCGGGAGCGCCCCGACAGGCGTCAGGACGCCTCCGGCGAGCAGGCGGACGGCGAGCGGCCCCGACGTCCCGAGGCCGACCCGAACGACCCCGACGTGCGGCGCGAGTGGGAGCTGCTCCAGTTCGCGGTGCAGCGTCCGGCGACCCTCGGCCCCGCCTTCGACGAGCTGCCGGTGTCGGCGTTCGCCGCCGCGCCGCACGCCGCCGTGCGCGCCGTGATCGCCGAGGCGGGCGGGGTGGCCGCCGCGACCGGTCCGGACTGGGCCGTGCGGCTGCGTGAGGCGGCCCCGAACGAGCAGGTCGCGGGCCTGGTCACCCGGCTGGCGGTGGAGCCGTTGCGCACCTCCGGAGAAACGGATGACCGCTACGCGGCGGAGTTGCTCGCCCGAATCACCGAACGCCAGCTCACCGCCGAGATCGCCGCACTGAAGGTTAAACTCGAACGGCTGAATCCGGCCGAGCGCCCCGAGGACTACAGCCGGCTGTTCGGCGATCTTGTGGCCCTTGAGCAGCAGC